In Aspergillus fumigatus Af293 chromosome 2, whole genome shotgun sequence, a genomic segment contains:
- a CDS encoding putative C2H2 transcription factor (Con7), translating into MDNRPASEYAQSGSHFPYPPSATAHSELPAADQASAAATAQYTPQQEVRPTPQYTPQPEVRPASAAAANISSSNTPQSDYGLNQPPAARSPAYPDYLARPPQYHHAPNTQAGGAAGMAQATSPSMTTLHDGHQNDHRNHTNVKSDADVPIDPSIAASSPTYPPPYSPYQPQGHDMAQYQGHPPPPPPQMYGRPEWSHGYGQHQHGLPGPYSAPATTVGSASPAATAGPRPGQVYSFVPIPGAQQHKRPRRRYEEIERMYKCGWNGCEKAYGTLNHLNAHVTMQSHGAKRTPEEFKEIRKEWKARKKEEEAQRKAAEERERAAAAQAAQANQVDAPGPTDPAQAQPPAYAGGVRPQLPPIGYQPADGQVPGQYGGASGMVYQGNGQMAYPPNYPHSPYGQSGQVYQQQNQSASYPQ; encoded by the exons ATGGACAACAGACCTGCCTCCGAGTACGCGCAGTCAGGTTCGCACTTTCCGTATCCACCGTCTGCCACTGCGCATTCTGAACTCCCAGCTGCAGACcaggcttctgctgctgccactgcTCAATACACGCCTCAGCAAGAGGTCCGTCCCACCCCTCAGTATACGCCTCAACCCGAGGTTAGACCTGCctctgccgccgccgccaatATTTCGTCCTCCAACACACCGCAGTCGGACTACGGTCTGAACCAGCCGCCCGCCGCGCGCTCGCCCGCATATCCGGACTACCTCGCTCGCCCGCCTCAATACCATCACGCCCCCAACACCCAGGCCGGTGGTGCGGCAGGTATGGCTCAAGCAACAAGTCCGTCCATGACCACCCTCCATGATGGGCACCAAAATGACCATCGCAATCACACGAACGTGAAGTCTGACGCGGACGTTCCTATAGATCCCTCAATCGCGGCCTCTAGCCCTACCTATCCTCCTCCCTATTCGCCGTATCAGCCTCAAGGTCATGACATGGCCCAGTATCAAGGTCATCCTCccccgccgcctcctcagaTGTATGGGCGTCCGGAATGGTCGCATGGTTATGGACAGCACCAGCACGGTCTTCCTGGACCCTATAGCGCTCCTGCTACAACGGTTGGTTCCGCCTCCCCTGCTGCGACCGCAGGGCCGCGCCCTGGCCAG GTCTACTCTTTTGTGCCCATTCCTGGGGCGCAACAGCACAAACGACCCCGACGTCGCTATGAAGAAATCGAACGTATGTACAAGTGTGGTTGGAACGGGTGCGAAAAGGCTTACGGTACTCTTAACCACCTGAATGCCCACGTTACTATGCAGTCGCACGGAGCCAAACGGACTCCCGAAG AATTTAAAGAAATCCGCAAGGAATGGAAAGCTcgaaagaaggaggaagaagccCAGCGTAAAGCTGCTGAGGAGCGTGAACGTGCTGCCGCCGCTCAAGCTGCTCAGGCGAACCAGGTTGATGCTCCCGGTCCTACCGATCCTGCGCAGGCTCAACCTCCTGCCTACGCTGGCGGTGTCCGCCCTCAGCTGCCGCCAATTGGCTACCAGCCTGCCGACGGCCAAGTTCCCGGGCAGTACGGCGGTGCCAGTGGCATGGTGTATCAGGGTAATGGTCAGATGGCCTATCCTCCAAACTACCCTCACTCCCCGTATGGACAAAGCGGGCAGGTGTATCAGCAAC AAAACCAATCGGCCAGCTACCCACAATAG
- a CDS encoding Ran-binding domain-containing protein — protein sequence MASDLQSAAVMEGEIRKEEETGKTQRTTAEDSQASDNEETERPVRQKLKETSITSSQQETITKNGEEATGAKMAWTTDAQQSADTNNAMGLGGGSNSRSSSRGRKRSFDDDEAESDGEEHGHRRKRSRDSTSEGDDQPPRSENDLPRKILSPKKKRSRDKLDEDGSGERATEKADTKIENMESEQKPESEGQPEKKRHRDNSTERKPTPVTSAFANTSTVSPFGSLGASKSKEDDGPTKPAAVTSASAFASSSLAAFAGSEQSPFGSLGASTPSVFKSPAASETEKPAAAGFAAGANTSGFAALGSGFSVFSGGFGTAAKPGGLTSFASPAAPSPFGSSTKDKPFGAADADEEEEEEDEAETGPKEFEAEKPDERFFERQIETGEEQEKTYFSGKAKLFQFTNKEWKERGIGTFKVNVRVTDGQEDKKAARMIMRADGVLRVMLNTPLFKGMKVGDPSGNEPKSKQIHLAGVEDGRTVPLLLRVGSEDVAKELYHVIQDLLQHQ from the exons ATGGCATCGGATTTACAATCTGCTGCAGTTATGGAAG GTGAAATTcgaaaggaggaagaaacgGGAAAGACGCAAA GAACCACAGCGGAAGACAGCCAGGCGTCTGACAACGAGGAAACCGAGCGTCCGGTGCGACAGAAACTGAAAGAGACGTCAATAACTTCTTCTCAGCAGGAAACTATCACCAAGAACGGTGAGGAAGCAACTGGTGCGAAGATGGCGTGGACTACAGATGCACAGCAATCAGCGGATACCAACAACGCGATGGGACTGGGCGGAGGTTCGAATAGCCGGTCGAGCAGCCGAGGCAGGAAGAGGTCattcgatgacgatgaagcgGAAAGTGATGGCGAGGAACATGGTCACAGACGCAAGAGGTCTCGCGACTCTACAAGCGAAGGCGACGACCAGCCACCACGGAGCGAGAATGACCTTCCGAGGAAGATCTTGAGcccaaagaaaaagagaagtCGAGACAAGCTCGATGAAGACGGGTCCGGAGAACGTGCTACGGAGAAGGCGGATACGAAGATCGAGAATATGGAATCTGAACAGAAGCCCGAGTCTGAAGGACAGCCTGAGAAGAAGCGGCACCGTGACAATTCTACGGAAAGAAAGCCG ACCCCTGTCACGAGTGCCTTTGCGAATACTTCCACAGTCTCTCCATTCGGCTCCCTTGGCGCATCAAAatccaaggaagatgatggaccTACCAAACCGGCGGCTGTAacttctgcctctgccttcGCTTCGTCAAGCCTGGCAGCATTCGCTGGGTCAGAGCAGTCGCCTTTCGGCTCGCTTGGAGCGTCCACTCCATCTGTTTTTAAGTCGCCAGCCGCGTCCGAGACTGAGAAACCGGCGGCCGCGGGATTTGCAGCTGGGGCAAATACCTCGGGCTTTGCGGCCTTAGGGTCTGGCTTTTCAGTGTTCAGCGGTGGATTCGGTACAGCTGCTAAACCCGGGGGGCTGACTAGCTTCGCTTCTCCCGCTGCGCCTAGCCCATTTGGCAGCAGCACTAAGGACAAGCCATTCGGagcagcagatgcagatgaagaagaggaggaagaggatgaggcaGAAACTGGTCCCAAAGAATTCGAGGCAGAGAAACCCGACGAGAGGTTCTTTGAGCGGCAGA TTGAGACAGGCGAGGAACAAGAGAAGACGTACTTCAGCGGCAAAGCAAAGCTCTTCCAGTTCACGAATAAGGAATGGAAGGAGCGCGGCATTGGCACATTCAAGGTGAATGTGAGAGTAACTGACGGCCAGGAGGACAAAAAAGCGGCTCGCATGATTATGCGAGCGGATGGTGTCTTGAGAGTCATGCTTAACACGCCCCTTTTCAAGGGCATGAAGGTTGGAGATCCGTCGGGCAATGAACCCAAGTCCAAGCAGATTCATCTGGCTGGTGTCGAGGACGGCCGTACTGTCCCCCTCCTGCTCAGG GTGGGAAGTGAGGACGTCGCCAAAGAGCTCTACCATGTCATTCAGGATCTATTACAGCACCAGTAG
- a CDS encoding pentatricopeptide repeat-containing protein yields the protein MLRCTNGAALRTSVQHTIRLRSLLVSRSAQVSQSILFGAPLARAAQRGRIVGQYVAWGSISGVKWYSTEASRLADAEEQSAADSTANFEDDEPHDKPQQKRNPAWDKRKRYQDHKLLAIAGGGARPDGDPLADVVRRKVVKKELQWLQDPKALADRVAKILQADDFALAVAIVRGAEKQNMECSVGWNHLLEYCMNKKQPKAAWKLYNEMKKRGRKPTSWTYTIMLYGLATVPKNVHMGLNPVKTALSIYRSIYELNSAVKPSIIHSNAMLTVCVRHGYTDTLWEIASELPEEGPCSPDAVTYTLILRAIRDAVYTDVSKMSEVDRILERKAQSVKEGKRIWSDVVYRWSRGQLDIDTQLVRAMARLLLEGGSDRDCYDVFALLNQTTGLPILAKKPSPERQRESEVARRRKSRSAENKEMEDVPFVDEGNRPYKPAETEMEEREEKTEQTEEEEDDEEFENLFDPVVSTGSSSKTKKGNIGPSYVVLGDQELTILIETCYTMTQGVGTGKAYWKYLTLEDHEYTIKPGMPSLHAYLRLLRVYRASRATVDVVRDQVPEPGWKTFHIAMSCCLRDRRNINILKNANELLGIMDKSMVLPHPRALDKYLNLVQTLQDNPQRLISLNGLKIARKPSDSLDVVGRKLRLSLQTVALENLRPHIDKLHEALKNGKTSFISHVERRQAGAADTVCGATARTVMDRTRGLIDELLKPENAPFLSKSDREQLEQESQKLRVYSDVEMVRKFESTRLHPTFEQVMAFQEKHDPKQNTDEAD from the exons ATGCTTCGCTGTACCAATGGCGCTGCGCTTCGGACGAGTGTCCAGCACACTATCAGATTGAGAAGTCTGCTGGTCTCAAGATCCGCTCAAGTCTCTCAGAGCATCTTATTCGGTGCGCCTCTTGCGCGCGCCGCACAGAGAGGTCGAATTGTGGGACAATATGTAGCCTGGGGGTCAATTTCCGGCGTGAAGTGGTACTCGACAGAGGCTTCGAGGTTGGCTGATGCGGAAGAACAAAGTGCTGCTGATTCAACGGCGAACTTTGAGGACGACGAACCACACGACAAACCACAACAGAAAAGGAACCCGGCCTGGGATAAGAGAAAACGCTACCAGGACCATAAGCTGTTGGCCATTGCCGGCGGCGGGGCGCGTCCGGATGGCGATCCCTTAGCGGACGTAGTCCGGAGGAAGGTGGTAAAGAAGGAGTTGCAGTGGCTGCAGGATCCTAAGGCGCTGGCGGACCGGGTCGCTAAAATCTTGCAAGCCGACGATTTTGCTCTCGCGGTGGCGATTGTTCGCGGGGCGGAGAAGCAGAATATGGAGTGCTCAGTAGGGTGGAATCACCTACTGGAGTACTGTATGAACAAGAAGCAACCTAAAGCGGCATGGAAGCTCTACAACGAA atgaagaagcgTGGACGAAAGCCTACTTCCTGGACTTATACGATTATGTTGTATGGTCTTGCCACAGTGCCGAAAAATGTGCACATGGGATTGAACCCTGTGAAAACTGCTTTGTCAATTTACAGATCTATCTATGAGCTTAACTCTGCAGTCAAGCCTTCTATCATTCACAGCAACGCCATGCTCACTGTATGTGTTCGCCATGGGTATACAGATACACTATGGGAGATTGCGAGTGAGCTACCTGAGGAGGGGCCATGCTCGCCCGATGCTGTGACATACACCCTTATATTGAGAGCCATCAGAGACGCTGTCTATACTGACGTGAGCAAGATGTCTGAGGTTGATCGCATCTTGGAGCGAAAGGCTCAGAGCGTCAAGGAAGGCAAACGAATCTGGTCTGATGTTGTCTACCGGTGGAGCAGAGGTCAACTCGACATAGACACCCAACTCGTGCGTGCAATGGCCCGCCTCTTGCTTGAAGGCGGCAGCGACCGCGATTGTTACGATGTCTTCGCACTCTTGAATCAAACTACTGGGCTTCCTATCCTGGCAAAGAAGCCTTCACCTGAGCGCCAACGGGAGTCTGAGGTCGCCAGACGCCGAAAGAGCCGATCCGCTGAAAATaaggagatggaagacgTCCCCTTTGTTGACGAAGGCAACCGACCATACAAACCAGCAGAGACCGAAATGGAAGAACGCGAAGAAAAGACAGAGCaaacagaagaagaggaagacgatgaggaatttGAAAATCTTTTTGACCCAGTGGTGTCTACTGGTTCTTCTTCCAAAACGAAGAAAGGCAACATTGGTCCATCCTACGTTGTTCTAGGTGATCAGGAGCTCACCATACTTATTGAAACTTGTTATACCATGACTCAGGGTGTTGGTACTGGAAAAGCTTACTGGAAGTATCTAACGCTCGAGGATCACGAGTATACCATCAAACCAGGCATGCCTTCGTTACATGCATATTTGCGACTACTAAGAGTGTATCGCGCTAGTCGTGCTACGGTCGATGTTGTGCGCGACCAGGTTCCCGAACCAGGTTGGAAAACGTTCCACATTGCGATGAGCTGTTGTCTTCGCGATCGCAGGAATATCAACATTCTCAAAAATGCCAACGAACTATTGGGAATCATGGACAAGTCCATGGTCCTTCCCCACCCCCGGGCGCTTGACAAGTATCTTAACCTCGTGCAAACACTACAGGACAATCCACAGCGCCTCATATCATTGAATGGACTGAAGATTGCGCGGAAACCCTCTGACAGCCTCGACGTCGTGGGCCGGAAATTACGGTTGAGCTTGCAGACAGTTGCTTTGGAGAACCTTCGTCCTCATATTGACAAGCTCCATGAGGCTctgaagaatggaaagaCTTCATTTATTTCACACGTTGAGCGGAGACAAGCGGGCGCGGCCGATACAGTTTGTGGTGCGACCGCTCGCACGGTGATGGATCGCACCCGAGGTCTGATTGACGAGCTCCTCAAGCCCGAGAATGCGCCCTTCCTTTCCAAGTCGGACCGTGAGCAACTCGAGCAAGAGTCGCAGAAACTCCGCGTATACTCGGATGTCGAGATGGTCCGAAAGTTCGAAAGCACCCGATTGCATCCAACTTTCGAACAGGTCATGGCATTCCAGGAGAAGCATGACCCTAAACAGAACACTGACGAGGCCGACTAA
- a CDS encoding ATP-dependent 3'-5' DNA helicase, translating to MAGPMSDPAPSGITLKRKRNDEVDPIDDFGSDTSELSNALTEHNPPLQDGLNTTRKRGRPRKTTNVDATLEPDAVYGITATDQGDSLDTKSDAIAPTDKSDQGKLKSKSTKTSRIQKVIKSPSPKRKPSAPWPEAFKSLSQIHRALNLVYTFCCTRKHFATTFENIQKAVQAQLGSGSALTVEDIARVRVLVPRAVKFEYVDAAKLEVMTVGEKETARNQSYGLSHPECDGSDVGADVPSKEVLLFEFLDGDLKREVRHPKNGEPTKPVRKLKDEDLKMPVYSQKQMLALIEKRNKKFSDAIDAFLVQCEDGGSDPVERLEREKDAWIPNPPVFEDDSLKTAKLLSMPPPEIPKERKSMAEIIDEIRAMDWYFAQIVPEGHRVFEAQSAVYGDLTFQLSQDLVNALYNTKGITQFYLHQAEAINSLYAGEDVIVSTSTSSGKSLIYQVPMLHELGRDPNSRGMYIFPTKALAQDQKRSIKELLQFMDGLQDVMVETFDGDTPMGSRNLIRDEARIIFTNPDMLHITILPQESSWRTILKNLKFVVVDELHVYNGLFGSHVAFIMRRLRRICAAVGNRHVRFISCSATVANPEEHMKAVFGIDSVRLIDFDGSPSGRKEFLCWNTPYKDPNDPTSGRGDSVAETARLFCQLILRGARVIAFCRIRKMCEVLLQAVRNEFQAIGRPEVGKLVMGYRGGYSPQDRRKIEREMFEGHLLGIVATNALELGVDIGSLDAVITLGFPYSISNLRQQSGRAGRRNKDSLSVLVGDRFPADQYYMQNPDELFTKPHCELQIDLSNELILEGHVQCAAFEMPIRPDEDHVYFGKQLHEIAAMRLVRDSFGFYHCHERFRPHPSRCVPIRDTEDQHFAVIDATNARNVVLEEVEASRAFFTIYEGGIFLHQGQTYLVKELNTDQRFARVVKVHVDWSTMQRDYTDIDPIETEVMRQINQSSASRAFYGSVQIHAVVYGFFKIDKRGRVLDAVAVDNPPINISTKGMWLDVPKRALEILESRRLNIAAAIHAAEHAVLSLLPTFVISSPGDVKTECKVAKKELGRNLKIANEMRDQQIKENIRKLQPPARQRPARLTFYDAKGGSCGSGIASKAFEFVDVLLRRAVARIEACECVTPQGCMECVCDERCRELNSVMSKAGAGVVLRCLLGWDVDIDALPWGEDVEGEDGLRELAGGLETVIPATEVPLRRQCRSDNV from the coding sequence ATGGCTGGCCCAATGTCAGACCCAGCTCCCTCCGGCATCACGTTGAAAAGGAAACGAAACGATGAGGTCGACCCAATAGACGATTTCGGATCAGACACATCCGAATTAAGCAACGCGTTGACGGAGCACAACCCCCCTTTGCAAGATGGACTCAATACCACAAGAAAACGCGGAAGACCGCGAAAGACAACTAATGTGGATGCCACGCTCGAACCGGACGCTGTGTACGGTATAACAGCGACCGACCAGGGTGATAGTCTTGACACGAAAAGCGACGCGATAGCCCCGACCGACAAATCCGACCAGGGGAAGCTAAAATCCAAATCGACCAAAACATCAAGAATCCAAAAGGTGATCAAGAGCCCATCACCCAAGCGCAAACCCTCCGCACCCTGGCCGGAGGCCTTCAAAAGTTTGTCTCAGATCCACCGCGCTTTGAACCTGGTGTACACGTTCTGCTGCACGCGCAAACACTTCGCCACGACGTTCGAGAATATTCAGAAAGCGGTACAGGCGCAATTAGGCAGCGGTAGTGCACTGACCGTTGAAGATATTGCAAGGGTGAGGGTTCTGGTTCCTCGCGCGGTGAAATTCGAGTATGTGGACGCGGCCAAGTTGGAAGTTATGACGGtgggggagaaggagacggcGAGGAATCAGTCTTATGGCCTCTCACATCCTGAATGCGATGGGTCTGATGTTGGTGCGGATGTGCCGTCGAAAGAGGTGTTGCTGTTTGAGTTTCTGGACGGGGATCTGAAGCGCGAGGTGCGACATCCGAAAAACGGGGAGCCCACGAAACCCGTGCGGAAGTtgaaggatgaggatctgAAAATGCCTGTTTACAGTCAAAAGCAGATGCTTGCCTTGATTGAGAAACGGAATAAGAAATTCTCTGATGCCATCGATGCGTTCCTGGTGCAGTGCGAGGACGGCGGCAGCGATCCAGTTGAGAGACTGGAAAGGGAGAAGGACGCATGGATCCCGAATCCTCCTGTTTTTGAAGATGACAGCTTAAAGACGGCGAAGCTCCTCTCGATGCCGCCTCCCGAGATTCCCAAGGAGCGCAAATCCATGGCAGAGATCATTGACGAAATTCGCGCAATGGATTGGTACTTCGCTCAGATCGTCCCCGAAGGCCATAGAGTGTTTGAGGCCCAATCTGCCGTCTACGGAGACTTGACTTTTCAACTTTCGCAAGACCTCGTTAACGCTCTGTACAACACAAAGGGCATAACACAGTTCTACTTGCATCAGGCTGAAGCAATCAACTCCCTTTACGCCGGTGAAGATGTCATTGTATCTACGTCTACAAGCTCCGGCAAGTCATTGATCTACCAGGTTCCAATGCTTCATGAGCTTGGAAGAGACCCTAACAGCCGTGGCATGTATATTTTCCCCACTAAAGCTCTTGCACAAGATCAGAAGCGTAGCATTAAGGAGCTTCTGCAGTTTATGGATGGTTTACAGGACGTCATGGTCGAAACATTCGATGGCGATACTCCGATGGGGAGCCGCAACCTCATTCGTGACGAGGCCCGCATTATATTCACCAATCCGGACATGCTACACATTACCATATTACCGCAGGAAAGTTCTTGGCGCACCATTTTGAAGAACTTGAAATTCGTTGTCGTCGACGAGTTGCATGTCTACAATGGTCTATTTGGATCACATGTTGCATTCATCATGCGACGGCTGCGTCGGATCTGTGCTGCGGTGGGCAACCGACATGTCCGATTTATATCTTGTTCTGCCACCGTAGCCAACCCTGAAGAACATATGAAGGCAGTATTTGGCATTGACAGTGTCAGACTCATTGACTTTGACGGTTCGCCGTCAGGCCGTAAGGAGTTCTTATGCTGGAATACCCCTTACAAAGACCCCAATGACCCCACCTCTGGACGCGGAGACAGTGTTGCTGAAACTGCCCGTCTCTTCTGTCAGTTGATCCTCAGAGGCGCGAGGGTCATTGCCTTCTGCAGGATCAGGAAAATGTGCGAGGTACTACTCCAAGCCGTAAGGAACGAGTTCCAGGCCATCGGTAGGCCAGAAGTTGGAAAGCTCGTCATGGGTTACCGGGGCGGCTACAGTCCGCAAGACCGGCGGAAAATTGAGAGAGAGATGTTCGAGGGCCATCTACTGGGGATCGTCGCTACGAACGCCCTCGAACTAGGGGTCGATATTGGCTCTCTCGATGCTGTAATCACTCTTGGCTTCCCTTATTCTATCTCCAACTTGCGCCAGCAAAGCGGTCGAGCTGGACGTCGAAACAAGGATTCTTTGTCTGTGTTGGTTGGCGATAGGTTTCCGGCCGATCAATACTACATGCAAAATCCAGATGAACTGTTCACAAAACCCCACTGCGAGCTACAAATTGATCTTTCTAATGAGCTGATTCTTGAAGGACATGTTCAATGCGCAGCGTTCGAGATGCCGATCCGGCCGGACGAGGATCATGTCTATTTCGGAAAGCAGCTGCATGAGATAGCGGCCATGAGACTCGTGAGAGACAGCTTTGGGTTCTACCATTGTCACGAGAGATTCCGACCTCATCCCTCTCGATGTGTGCCCATTCGTGATACAGAGGACCAGCATTTTGCAGTCATTGACGCAACAAACGCACGCAATGTTGTCCTGGAGGAAGTGGAGGCTTCTCGTGCCTTCTTCACAATCTACGAAGGCGGCATCTTTCTACATCAGGGCCAGACATATCTCGTCAAGGAATTGAACACTGATCAGCGGTTCGCTCGCGTTGTCAAGGTCCACGTGGATTGGAGCACGATGCAGCGCGACTACACTGACATTGACCCCATTGAAACAGAAGTGATGCGGCAGATCAATCAGAGCTCTGCCTCTCGCGCATTCTATGGCTCGGTGCAGATCCACGCAGTCGTGTATGGCTTCTTTAAAATTGACAAGCGTGGCCGCGTGCTGGATGCCGTGGCGGTGGACAATCCGCCGATCAACATCTCCACCAAAGGCATGTGGCTCGATGTGCCCAAACGCGCTCTAGAGATCCTCGAATCAAGACGCCTCAACATCGCTGCCGCTATTCATGCAGCCGAACATGCTGTGCTCTCCCTGCTGCCCACCTTCGTCATCTCGTCGCCCGGCGACGTCAAAACAGAGTGCAAAGTCGCAAAGAAGGAACTCGGCAGAAACCTGAAGATCGCGAACGAGATGCGCGATCAACAAATTAAAGAGAACATTAGGAAACTTCAGCCCCCTGCCCGGCAACGACCAGCGCGCCTCACCTTCTACGATGCCAAGGGCGGCTCATGCGGCTCCGGGATTGCGAGCAAAGCGTTCGAGTTCGTCGACGTCCTACTTCGCCGCGCGGTGGCGCGCATCGAAGCCTGCGAGTGCGTCACACCGCAGGGTTGTATGGAGTGCGTTTGCGATGAGAGATGCAGAGAGTTGAATTCCGTGATGAGCAAGGCGGGGGCCGGCGTCGTGCTGCGGTGTCTGCTTGGTTGGGAtgtcga
- a CDS encoding Yip1 domain protein, giving the protein MASTSQSRFHEDLRDDGSILDDDLIEADDAIEADDPLHTSDTAPLRGNIQSEPSSSSRGGFGSNLSSNYLTSTIPGEDRRATQNTIDETVWETLSRDLRAVWEKMRQVLWPKYLMGGMLQRGGGGIGAAERGEATGFGGGLRGLVGRWPDADVVLQGGMSEGLRDWDLWGPLIFCLLLSMFLSMRAKDDQSSLVFSGVFSIVWIGEAVVTLQIKLLGGNISFFQSVCIIGYTLFPLVIAAMLSALGLPTIARIPVYLALIAWSLAAGVSILGGSGVIKNRVGIAVYPLFVFYIAIGCLCFIS; this is encoded by the exons ATGGCCAGCACTTCCCAAAGTCGTTTCCATGAGGATCTACGCGATGATGGATCGATCCTTGATGACGACTTAATTGAGGCCGATGACG CCATCGAAGCCGATGACCCTCTTCACACTTCCGATACCGCTCCGCTAAGAGGCAACATCCAATCCGAACCCTCGAGTTCGAGCAGAGGAGGTTTTGGAAGCAATCTATCTAGCAATTACCTGACATCGACCATCCCGGGAGAGGATCGCCGCGCAACGCAGAACACCATCGATGAAACCGTTTGGGAGACGCTCTCACGAGACTTACGAGCAGTATGGGAGAAGATGCGCCAAGTGTTGTGGCCCAAGTACCTGATGGGAGGTATGCTGCAGcgcggtggaggaggcattgGGGCCGCCGAGAGGGGCGAAGCGACGGGGTTCGGTGGTGGGCTCAGAGGCCTTGTAGGACGCTGGCCGGATGCCGACGTGGTCTTGCAGGGTGGAATGAGTGAGGGTCTGCGTGACTGGGATCTTTG GGGTCCGCTTATTTTCTgcttgctgctgagcatgtTCCTATCGATGCGCGCAAAGGATGACCAGTCATCCCTCGTCTTCTCGGGTGTCTTCTCCATAGTTTGGATTGGAGAGGCTGTTGTGACCTTGCAGATCAAGTTGCTTGGTGGGAATAT TTCGTTCTTTCAATCCGTCTGCATCATCGGCTACACTCTGTTCCCTCTGGTCATCGCTGCAATGCTCAGCGCATTGGGCCTTCCGACTATTGCCCGGATACCGGTGTACCTAGCGCTCATTGCATGGTCCTTGGCTGCAGGTGTGAGCATTTTGGGTGGTTCCGGTGTAATCAAGAACCGGGTAGGCATTGCGGTCTATCCGCTGTTCGTATTCTACATCGCGATCGGCTGCCTTTGTTTTATCAGTTAG